The DNA region GTGAGCGGCTCCGGCGATGTCGTCGGTACGTCACCGAAGATCGGCCGGCGATGCCATGCCGCACGGCGGAGGGGACTGGGCGAAGAAGGGCGGCGTGTGGACGCCCGGCGCCTTCCACCACACCGAAGGCGGCGTCGCGCGCTACTACCTCTTCTACACGGCGGTGCCGAAGAGCGGCCCGGAGCGGCACTGCGTGGGCGTCGCATCGTCGAAGAAGCCCGCATCCGGATTCAAGGCCGAGCCGAAGCCGCTGGTCTGCCCGCCGAAGCGGTGGGCGATCGACGCCGACGTCACCACCGGGCCCGGCGGCACCGTGTGGATGACCTGGCGGGACGGAGGAGCGGCCGAGGGAGCGGAGTCCGCGCTCTCCGCGATGCGGCTGAAATTCCGTCAGGACGGCACCGTGGACCGGGCGTCCAGGACCCACGTTCTGCTGCGCAGCGACAAACTCACCTGGGCCCACTACAAGGACGGCGCAGGCGTCACCGTCATCGAGAATCCCAGCGCCCTTTACAACCGCGGCAGTTGGTATCTGTTCTACTCCGGCAATTCATGGCCCACGAACTACTACGCCACGGGCATCGCGAATTGCGGCGCCGAACTCGGCAAGGGCGCCTGCGAACCCATGCCGGGTCCGCAGAAGGCGTGGTTCTCCTACTCCGGGCCGAAAAAGCATCTGCCCGCGAAAATGCGCAAGTACGGCCTGCCGGGGAACAAGCGGGGGCCGGGTGCGATGGATGTGTACCGCGCACGGGACGGAAAGCCGTGGGTGACGTGGAATTACCTCTCCGACGAGAGCAAGCGGAAGAGCCGCACCGGGCGTTTGAGCATCACGGGCAAGGGCTCCTCGGCCGACTTCAAGGTCAGCCTGCCGTAAGGGAGTTGCCGGGCTGAGCACCGGGACCGGCAATGCGGGCCGATCACGGGAACGCGCTGTGTGGACCGACCGACGGGACCGGCCGCTGGAATCGCGGGCGGTCCCGGCCGGTCCCATGCGGATCACCATGCGGATCAACTCCGGATGGGGCCGGGTCAGGTCGGTACGGGCTCCGCCTCGTGCTCGGGCGCACCGGGCGGCGTCTCCAGCAGCCCCTCGACCGCCTCCGCGCTCCAATATCCGGCGGCGCCCCTTCGTGAGGCGAGATATCCGGCGATGCGCCGCCCGGACCAGCCGTGCGACTCGGCGAGCCCCGAGGCGAGATGCCTGAGATAGGCGGCTGCCGGCGGATTGCCCGGCACATCGTGGCACCCCCAGGGCGCGGTGAACGTCAGGACGGGATGCCCGTCGAGAGTTCCCGCGCACACCAGCGTCTCGTAGCGTCCGCTGCCCGTCTCGGCCCTGCCCGAGGCCAGCACCTGCCGCAGGTCGAGATCCGGGCCCGGCTCGCGGTGCATCTCCTGCGCGGCGATGTCGGAGAACTGCTCCGCCGTCACCAGCCAGGCCCGTGCCGCCGTGCCGCCACCCTCGTCGTCGCCGCCGGGACTCCCGTCCCCCTCCGCACCGGGGGCGGGGTCGTAGAACGCGGTGCCGCCCGTCCACACCGACGACTCCAGGGCGAAGTACAGCTCGCCCGGGAGCATCACCGGCAGCGCACGCTCCGGGGGACGCGGGTCCCGGCAGCCGGGCTGCGCACGCCGCCCGCCGGAGGGCCTGCCGCCGTTGAGATAGCAGCTCAGCCGGGACAGATGCATGTTGGAACCGAACGCCGCATACCAGACCTTCCGGGGCGCGGTGAACTCCCGCTGCGGCGGAGTCGGTCGGTGGGGGACGATCACTGTGGCTCCGTCTCGGTCACGCGGCCTTCGGCCTGGTCCTCTCACTCGTCAGCCGCGGGCCGGGGCCCGGACGGCCGACCGGGTGCCTACCCCGGCCGCCGGAGCGCCGAACAGTGTGCCTGGTCACCCGACGGGCGACTCTCGCGCGAGCGTGCCCCGCCATGCCTGTGAGCAGGCGCGTCACCGGACATGTGACCAGGCGTGTGACCGGCGTGTGATCAGGCCCGGAACGAGGCGTGTTCCGCGCTACGTAAGGCGACGATCACCGTCCGTGCCACCGGACGGACGGCGACCGGCCGGGGCGTCCAGGGCGTACACCGTGACCGGCCTGCCCAGGAACTCGTCCCGCCGGAGCGGGGCGAACCCCAGACGTCCGGCGACCCGGGCCGAAGCCGCGTTCTCCGGACTGATCATCGCTGTGACGCGGTCGAGCCGCAGGTGTGAGAAGCCCCGGTCGACGACTGCCGCCCCTGCCTCGGTGGCGTAACCATTGCCCCATGAGGCCGGTTTGAGGGCCCAGCCCGCCTCGACCTCGTCGAACTGCGGCCAGTGGTTGAGCCCGGACCGCCCGATGAACTCGCCGCTGC from Streptomyces marispadix includes:
- a CDS encoding family 43 glycosylhydrolase — protein: MSSVRHRRSAGDAMPHGGGDWAKKGGVWTPGAFHHTEGGVARYYLFYTAVPKSGPERHCVGVASSKKPASGFKAEPKPLVCPPKRWAIDADVTTGPGGTVWMTWRDGGAAEGAESALSAMRLKFRQDGTVDRASRTHVLLRSDKLTWAHYKDGAGVTVIENPSALYNRGSWYLFYSGNSWPTNYYATGIANCGAELGKGACEPMPGPQKAWFSYSGPKKHLPAKMRKYGLPGNKRGPGAMDVYRARDGKPWVTWNYLSDESKRKSRTGRLSITGKGSSADFKVSLP
- a CDS encoding histone deacetylase, which translates into the protein MIVPHRPTPPQREFTAPRKVWYAAFGSNMHLSRLSCYLNGGRPSGGRRAQPGCRDPRPPERALPVMLPGELYFALESSVWTGGTAFYDPAPGAEGDGSPGGDDEGGGTAARAWLVTAEQFSDIAAQEMHREPGPDLDLRQVLASGRAETGSGRYETLVCAGTLDGHPVLTFTAPWGCHDVPGNPPAAAYLRHLASGLAESHGWSGRRIAGYLASRRGAAGYWSAEAVEGLLETPPGAPEHEAEPVPT
- a CDS encoding GNAT family N-acetyltransferase, encoding MGALVELHANPLVNRFVPAFSHEQALKRLMETEEQWAERGHGLCAVELRSSGEFIGRSGLNHWPQFDEVEAGWALKPASWGNGYATEAGAAVVDRGFSHLRLDRVTAMISPENAASARVAGRLGFAPLRRDEFLGRPVTVYALDAPAGRRPSGGTDGDRRLT